The Lewinellaceae bacterium genome has a segment encoding these proteins:
- a CDS encoding response regulator transcription factor: MNTLKSVIVEDEISSQNTLKNMLNDFCDGIEVSGIAGTVDESIKLIQKVKPDIVFLDIDLPEKNGFQLLDYFPDASFEIIFTTAHNQYAIKAFKLSAIDYLLKPIDLEELRLAISKVADKKKDISSREKYRLLIENMNNKSKMLSLPSRTGLVFVEIKNIIHCEADGNYTIFHMTTGEKHIVSKTLGIYDQLLSDLNFYRINRKDLVNLNHILELRRQKKMTVKLSDNSFLPITDSRKDEFLDLLGAV, encoded by the coding sequence ATGAATACATTAAAATCCGTAATCGTTGAAGACGAGATAAGTAGTCAGAATACACTTAAAAATATGCTGAATGACTTCTGCGATGGTATTGAAGTTTCAGGCATAGCCGGGACAGTTGATGAAAGCATTAAGTTGATCCAAAAAGTGAAGCCCGATATTGTATTTCTCGACATTGACCTTCCTGAAAAAAATGGTTTTCAGCTATTGGATTATTTTCCGGATGCATCTTTTGAGATTATTTTCACCACTGCACACAATCAATATGCCATCAAGGCCTTTAAACTCTCTGCCATCGATTATCTTTTAAAACCGATTGATCTTGAGGAACTTCGTCTGGCAATTTCAAAAGTAGCCGATAAAAAAAAGGATATATCCAGCCGGGAAAAATACAGATTGCTCATAGAAAACATGAACAATAAATCTAAAATGCTCAGCCTGCCCTCCAGGACAGGCCTGGTTTTTGTAGAAATAAAAAATATTATACATTGTGAAGCAGATGGGAATTACACCATTTTTCACATGACAACAGGAGAAAAACATATTGTTTCTAAAACATTAGGCATTTATGATCAACTCTTATCCGATTTAAATTTTTATAGAATCAACAGAAAGGATCTGGTTAATCTCAATCATATTTTAGAATTAAGGCGACAGAAAAAAATGACTGTTAAACTAAGTGACAACAGTTTTTTACCAATTACCGATTCCAGAAAAGATGAATTTCTGGACTTATTGGGTGCCGTTTAA
- a CDS encoding exonuclease domain-containing protein translates to MIFIVYDLEATCWEGRPPGKIQEIIEIGAIKVNRYGELLDSFCKFVKPVLSPNLSLFCRQLTGIEQERVDRAATFPDVVEAFQEWIDIFDEDYTLCSWGSFDKKMLIQDCNLHDLDSDWTAPHLNVKQQYQEIKGLHRSRGLKSAVEKEGFDFTGEHHRGIDDARNLAKIFVKYLDGWYY, encoded by the coding sequence ATGATATTTATCGTTTATGACCTTGAAGCTACCTGTTGGGAAGGCCGGCCGCCGGGAAAGATACAGGAAATCATAGAGATCGGCGCCATAAAAGTAAACCGCTACGGTGAATTGCTTGATAGCTTCTGCAAGTTCGTAAAACCTGTGCTCAGTCCAAATTTGTCTTTATTTTGCCGGCAATTGACGGGGATTGAACAGGAACGGGTGGACCGGGCCGCAACATTTCCTGATGTAGTGGAAGCCTTCCAGGAATGGATCGATATTTTCGACGAAGATTATACTTTGTGTTCCTGGGGAAGTTTTGATAAAAAGATGTTGATTCAGGATTGTAATTTGCACGATCTTGATTCTGATTGGACCGCACCTCATCTCAATGTTAAGCAACAGTACCAGGAAATCAAAGGGCTGCACCGCAGCAGAGGATTAAAATCTGCCGTTGAAAAAGAAGGGTTTGACTTCACAGGAGAACACCACCGGGGCATTGATGATGCGAGAAACCTGGCCAAAATATTTGTCAAATATTTGGATGGCTGGTATTATTAA
- a CDS encoding ion transporter, with protein sequence MFKRIFLEERKVLIAIVLNTIVIFTMYFPIFKGSQILEWVDHFFILFFTMEALVKIREYGRKNYFANGWNIFDFILVVGSLPSLLMLFFPLPDTSIVMILRIFRLVRIMRFIRFVPDVQKVVTGLGRAMKASVFVFVALLILDLLLAVITCHFYGEVVPEYFENPILSAYSIFQMFTIEGWNEIPLLISERLDNEILMGMTRAYFVMVVLTGGIFGMSLANAVFVDEMTMDNNAELENKIEALETKIDLLLEMSKEKNK encoded by the coding sequence ATGTTTAAAAGAATATTCCTTGAAGAGCGAAAGGTGCTAATTGCCATCGTATTGAATACGATCGTAATTTTTACCATGTATTTTCCGATTTTCAAAGGGAGCCAGATCCTTGAATGGGTGGATCATTTTTTTATCCTTTTTTTTACCATGGAAGCCCTTGTGAAAATAAGAGAGTATGGAAGAAAAAACTACTTTGCCAATGGCTGGAATATTTTTGATTTTATCCTGGTGGTTGGGAGTCTTCCTTCTTTGTTGATGCTTTTTTTCCCATTGCCGGATACCTCAATTGTAATGATACTTCGTATTTTCAGGTTGGTGAGGATCATGCGTTTTATCCGCTTTGTCCCGGACGTGCAAAAAGTAGTCACAGGTTTGGGACGTGCGATGAAAGCCTCTGTTTTTGTTTTTGTGGCCTTATTGATTTTGGATTTACTGTTGGCGGTAATTACCTGTCATTTTTATGGAGAGGTGGTGCCGGAATATTTTGAAAACCCGATATTGTCGGCTTATTCTATCTTTCAAATGTTTACCATTGAAGGATGGAACGAAATTCCTCTTTTGATTTCAGAAAGATTGGATAATGAAATTTTGATGGGAATGACTCGGGCTTATTTTGTGATGGTAGTACTGACAGGGGGGATTTTCGGGATGTCCCTGGCGAATGCTGTATTTGTAGATGAAATGACCATGGACAATAATGCAGAACTCGAAAATAAAATTGAAGCCTTGGAAACCAAGATCGACTTATTATTGGAAATGAGTAAAGAGAAAAACAAATGA